In Apilactobacillus bombintestini, one genomic interval encodes:
- a CDS encoding RluA family pseudouridine synthase — protein sequence MKFTWQNNDKQNFGIKKFLNKKGISHRMYNDVKHDGSILVNDKKPAMDYQIAPGDSVTVVFPPEKSDENVAFSYKKIVVVYEDDNWLVVNKPAGLTSVPGPSNREDTLVNRIKGYLKQQGSTDLKPHLITRLDRFTSGLVLVAKHRLANSLANQEVAAHQIDKRYYAIVDGTMQDKHRIVDMPIGRNGDNFRREVLANGQAAQTEYWVVKQFADCAWLKLKLHTGRTHQIRVHMTELQHPLLGDQLYEGPLDKGIDRQALHAYYLKFWDALAQQDREFELDLPEDMKKVIEEEDK from the coding sequence CCGTATGTACAATGATGTAAAGCATGACGGTTCCATTTTAGTCAATGATAAAAAGCCAGCAATGGATTATCAAATTGCGCCAGGAGATTCAGTCACTGTCGTATTTCCTCCAGAAAAAAGTGATGAAAATGTCGCTTTTAGCTATAAAAAAATAGTAGTAGTTTATGAAGATGACAATTGGTTAGTCGTTAATAAACCTGCTGGATTGACTAGTGTTCCCGGTCCTAGTAATCGAGAAGATACTTTAGTTAACCGTATTAAAGGCTATTTAAAACAACAAGGCAGTACTGATTTAAAACCACATTTAATTACGCGTTTGGATCGTTTTACTTCCGGATTAGTATTAGTGGCTAAGCATCGACTTGCTAATAGTTTGGCTAACCAAGAAGTAGCTGCTCATCAAATTGATAAACGTTACTATGCGATTGTGGATGGTACTATGCAGGATAAACACCGTATAGTAGATATGCCAATCGGACGTAATGGCGATAACTTTAGAAGAGAAGTATTAGCTAATGGACAAGCTGCACAGACTGAATACTGGGTAGTAAAGCAGTTTGCAGATTGTGCTTGGCTTAAATTAAAATTGCATACGGGAAGAACTCATCAAATTAGAGTTCATATGACCGAATTACAACATCCCTTATTAGGTGACCAATTATATGAAGGACCACTGGATAAAGGAATTGATCGTCAGGCATTACATGCTTATTATTTGAAATTTTGGGATGCATTAGCACAACAAGATCGCGAATTTGAGCTAGATTTACCTGAAGACATGAAGAAAGTAATTGAGGAGGAAGATAAATGA
- a CDS encoding DUF1003 domain-containing protein, translating to MTENTKEIKCLVDGGRFTADEGCYLRELPQPMSNAIKQDYPQAKVTSFICAHHLLKYRVSRVDSLINADLKQSQKINRKLTRALQSDNYEIKDVNQALQQSLTFGQKVSDGVARFGGSWTFIFIFVMILITWMVINGLAIFGIHFDPYPYILLNLFLSCFSAIQAPIIMMSQNRSAERDRLDSENDFHVNLKSEHELRILHAKLDHLTQNQLPHDLEVEKLQLQILGEVRTELAKLREENVALKEKLKNYKGE from the coding sequence ATGACAGAAAATACTAAAGAAATTAAATGTTTAGTAGATGGCGGACGTTTCACTGCTGATGAAGGGTGCTATTTAAGAGAGTTACCACAGCCCATGTCCAATGCTATTAAACAAGATTATCCTCAAGCTAAGGTAACCAGTTTCATTTGTGCTCATCATTTGCTAAAATATCGTGTATCACGAGTAGATTCATTAATTAATGCCGATTTAAAACAAAGTCAAAAGATTAATCGTAAGCTAACTCGTGCTTTGCAAAGTGATAATTACGAAATTAAAGATGTTAACCAAGCATTGCAACAAAGTTTAACTTTTGGTCAAAAAGTTTCTGATGGGGTTGCTAGATTTGGTGGTAGCTGGACTTTTATCTTTATTTTTGTAATGATATTAATCACCTGGATGGTTATTAATGGATTAGCCATTTTTGGAATTCATTTTGATCCATACCCATATATCTTATTGAATCTATTTCTAAGTTGTTTTTCTGCAATTCAAGCACCCATCATTATGATGAGTCAAAATCGTTCTGCTGAACGTGACCGTTTGGATTCAGAAAATGATTTTCATGTTAACTTAAAATCCGAACATGAGTTAAGAATTTTGCATGCTAAGTTAGACCATCTAACTCAAAATCAATTACCTCATGATTTGGAAGTAGAAAAGTTACAATTACAAATTTTAGGTGAGGTTCGTACGGAACTGGCTAAGTTAAGGGAAGAAAACGTAGCCCTAAAAGAAAAACTAAAGAATTATAAAGGAGAATAG
- a CDS encoding GNAT family N-acetyltransferase, protein MLMRRAQIEDFNAIEQIIFEGKELLAQQGINQWQTGYPNAESLMNDILNGWTVVLEENGEILGTAAVIPGLDKSYENLDGQWLSDGPYLSIHRVAVSNRHHGRGLAQQLFENIFNAVEQFSDVVSIRIDTNVANFGMQHVIKKSGFIETGRVVPISAAENTNVAKNIAYERLVKEPLLAV, encoded by the coding sequence ATGTTAATGAGAAGAGCACAAATCGAAGATTTCAATGCCATTGAACAAATTATTTTCGAAGGGAAGGAGTTGCTAGCCCAACAGGGAATAAACCAATGGCAAACAGGTTATCCTAATGCTGAATCATTAATGAACGACATCTTAAATGGATGGACAGTTGTTTTAGAAGAAAACGGTGAAATTCTAGGAACTGCTGCTGTAATTCCTGGATTAGACAAGAGCTATGAAAATTTAGATGGTCAATGGTTGTCTGACGGCCCTTACTTATCCATTCACCGCGTGGCAGTTTCCAACCGTCATCATGGACGTGGACTTGCTCAACAATTATTTGAAAACATTTTTAATGCAGTAGAACAATTCAGTGATGTGGTTAGCATTCGCATCGACACTAATGTTGCTAATTTTGGCATGCAACATGTAATTAAAAAATCTGGTTTTATTGAAACAGGTCGCGTAGTGCCTATTTCTGCTGCAGAAAATACTAACGTAGCTAAAAACATTGCATATGAAAGACTAGTTAAGGAACCTTTACTAGCCGTTTAA